A genomic segment from Anticarsia gemmatalis isolate Benzon Research Colony breed Stoneville strain chromosome 14, ilAntGemm2 primary, whole genome shotgun sequence encodes:
- the LOC142978307 gene encoding mitochondrial cardiolipin hydrolase-like: MLFNPRILSSAAAVAITCAVSAAAYYYRSRKAEINEVMVFCKLQFNAYNYFDKLISYVEAAKESVHVCMPSIHNPAIQGRLVTLIKKKNIKVRIIIDQAGYNESTDFFIRELIDAGAEIKCKSNESIYRMQHKFCLVDDKVLMTGTLDWGNDRSADHWNYVYITSKFQLVEPVKKEFYQMWSQFSSDLRQIKQPVSDNENDTEFIDIRSSEIPDVVSRTNVDHQTARETILTPEVCIL; this comes from the exons atgttatttaatccACGGATATTGTCGTCGGCTGCAGCGGTCGCAATAACCTGTGCTGTGTCTGCGGCGGCTTACTACTACAGAAGTCGCAAAGCTGAAATCAACGAGGTCATGGTATTCTGCAAATTGCAATTCAATGCATACAACTATTTCGATAAACTGATCAGCTACGTAGAAGCAGCTAAAGAAAGCGTACACGTCTGCATGCCCAGCATCCACAATCCTGCCATTCAAGGTCGTCTTGTGACTTTAATCAAGAAAAAGAACATCAAAGTCCGTATTATCATTGACCAGGCGGGATATAACGAATCGACGGACTTCTTTATAAGAGAACTTATCGATGCTG GGGctgaaataaaatgcaaaagtaaTGAATCAATCTATAGAATGCAGCACAAATTCTGTTTAGTCGACGACAAAGTCCTTATGACAGGCACGCTGGACTGGGGTAACGACCGTTCTGCTGACCACTGGAATTACGTCTACATAACAAGTAAATTTCAACTAGTAGAACCagtaaaaaaagaattttatcAAATGTGGAGTCAATTCTCAAGCGATCTAAGGCAAATCAAACAGCCTGTTTCCGACAACGAAAACGACACCGAATTTATAGACATCAGAAGTTCGGAAATCCCTGATGTTGTATCTCGGACAAATGTAGACCACCAGACGGCACGCGAGACAATATTGACTCCCGAAGTTTGTATTCTGTAG
- the MED10 gene encoding mediator complex subunit 10: MSSSLENLETQLEMFIENVRQIRIIVSDFQPQGQSVLNQKIQSLVTGLQEVDKLKSQVHDIHVPTEVFDYIDQGRNPQLYTKDCIDKALAKNEEVKGKIDSYKRFKSHLLSELSKTFPNEIAKYKAIRGGE, translated from the exons ATGTCGTCGTCCCTTGAAAATCTTGAAACTCAACTTGAAATGTTTATTGAGAACGTGAGGCAGATTCGTATCATCGTTAGTGATTTTCAGCCACAAGGGCAGAGTGTACTGAATCAAAAAAT CCAATCCCTGGTAACTGGACTCCAGGAAGTGGACAAACTGAAGTCACAGGTACATGACATCCATGTTCCTACCGAAGTTTTTGA TTACATTGACCAAGGCCGCAATCCCCAGCTCTACACAAAAGACTGTATAGACAAGGCTCTAGCCAAGAATGAGGAGGTCAAAGGAAAGATAGACTCTTACAAGCGTTTCAAGAGCCACCTTCTATCGGAACTTTCTAAAACCTTCCCTAATGAAATAGCCAAATATAAAGCCATTAGGGGTGgagaataa
- the LOC142978305 gene encoding mitochondrial thiamine pyrophosphate carrier-like produces MVQVVALESQTSVYQAAVAGAFAGAFTRAVAQPLDVVKIRFQLQIEPIKNGSRYTSMLQAVAAIVKEEGVATLWSGHVPAQFLSISYGILQFSVYEKLTQLCQRSDPQFFLVHKHWLNFCNGAIAATVATVVSFPFDTIRTRMIAEQKTNRAYKGFVHATSSMMKTEGMRALFKGLSPTLGQIAPHAGMQFAVYKLFTENILSKIAFFQRQNSLHGTVASSLSANLIAGSIAGCVAKTAIYPFDLVKKRLQIQGFQQHRKYFGKQMYCNGVFHCVKLTINEEGFLALYKGYWPSMLKAVLVTALHFAAYDEMKHLFIRIVS; encoded by the coding sequence ATGGTGCAAGTAGTCGCCCTGGAGTCTCAGACGAGCGTGTACCAAGCAGCAGTTGCCGGTGCCTTTGCGGGAGCCTTCACCAGGGCAGTTGCACAGCCCTTGGACGTTGTGAAAATCAGATTTCAACTACAAATAGAGCCAATTAAGAATGGGTCCAGGTACACGTCTATGTTACAAGCAGTGGCTGCTATCGTTAAGGAGGAAGGTGTGGCGACACTCTGGAGTGGTCACGTACCGGCGCAATTTCTATCCATATCTTACGGAATCCTACAATTTTCTGTATACGAGAAGTTAACACAACTGTGCCAAAGATCTGATCCACAATTTTTCTTAGTACACAAACATTGGTTAAACTTTTGTAATGGTGCTATCGCGGCTACAGTTGCCACTGTCGTGTCTTTTCCGTTTGACACGATAAGAACTAGGATGATAGCAGAACAGAAGACTAATAGAGCATACAAAGGATTTGTGCATGCAACATCCAGTATGATGAAGACTGAAGGAATGAGAGCTTTGTTCAAAGGATTAAGTCCCACCTTAGGACAGATAGCTCCACATGCTGGGATGCAGTTTGCAGTATACAAACTGTTTACAGAGAACATTCTGAGCAAAATAGCATTCTTCCAAAGGCAAAACTCATTACATGGAACAGTAGCATCAAGTCTTTCAGCAAATTTAATAGCAGGTTCTATAGCAGGTTGTGTGGCAAAAACAGCAATTTATCCTTTCGATTTGGTGAAGAAAAGGTTACAGATTCAAGGTTTTCAGCAACATAGGAAGTATTTTGGTAAACAAATGTACTGTAATGGTGTATTTCATTGTGTGAAATTGACTATCAATGAGGAGGGTTTTCTAGCACTGTACAAAGGCTACTGGCCAAGTATGTTAAAAGCAGTTTTAGTTACAGCATTACATTTTGCTGCATATGATGAAATGAAACATCTGTTTATAAGAATAGTAAGCTGA
- the LOC142978323 gene encoding uncharacterized protein LOC142978323, giving the protein MVKFWWMFMLFAKTASASDNELPTAEAQKESRFLPLFEVKRFDSRPGVGPGGLPPLTTVPVAGERCSSRLESALDQMKRRKRTQPKNLDTPSGQSIDLNGYSLYQQMRSAPVDMYVTRMRVRLPQNSNWVRVEKCYFDPRNVSLDTMLLFHDITISGNVDLYDANDLDRGLPPSRRLRRHYAESRSIDGPFLDDYPRSRGGNGCNMILRLRKAGIGFHTRPLNQQPGKFNVKTDSEFVEPGFISVYAYGCEKYINRNSVRNKDNLPLKRKRRSDEFSFEPHFRQIYDIGLDSRAADNNWDIIYEPRSRVNYERSKLFRPDDELDEAEDISREMEDIFTKGIRTLLTTYMKKELQPAIKDTLMRNMGYVISYG; this is encoded by the exons AGTCACGCTTCCTTCCCCTGTTTGAAGTGAAGCGTTTTGACAGCCGGCCTGGTGTCGGCCCCGGTGGTCTGCCGCCCCTGACCACAGTGCCTGTCGCCGGGGAGAGGTGCTCGTCGCGTCTCGAGTCCGCATTAGACCAGATGAAGCGACGGAAACGAACGCAGCCGAAGAATTTGGATACACCCTCG ggTCAAAGCATAGATCTCAATGGCTATAGCTTATACCAGCAGATGCGATCGGCACCCGTGGATATGTACGTAACAAGAATGAGAGTACGTCTCCCGCAGAATAGCAACTGGGTTCGAGTAGAAAAATGCTATTTCGACCCAAGAAATGTATCTTTAGACACCATGTTGTTGTTCCACGATATAACTATTAGTGGGAATGTAGATCTTTACGATGCTAATGACTTGGATCGAGGACTTCCACCGAGCAGAAGGTTAAGAAGACATTACGCGGAATCCAGATCCATCGACGGTCCTTTCTTAGACGATTACCCAAGAAGCCGCGGGGGAAACGGCTGCAATATGATACTACGACTCAGAAAAGCCGGCATCGGCTTCCATACGAGACCTTTAAACCAACAACCTGGCAAATTCAATGTCAAAACCGATTCAGAGTTCGTTGAACCCGGTTTTATAAGCGTTTACGCCTACGGCTGCGAGAAATACATCAACAGGAATTCTGTAAGGAATAAGGACAATTTGCCTCTGAAACGCAAAAGGAGATCGGATGAGTTTTCTTTCGAACCGCACTTTAGGCAGATATACGATATTGGTTTAGATAGCAGAGCTGCTGATAATAACTGGGATATAATTTATGAGCCTCGTAGTCGAGTTAATTACGAAAGAAGTAAGCTTTTCCGACCTGATGACGAACTGGATGAAGCCGAAGATATTTCTAGGGAAATGGAGGATATATTTACGAAAGGAATAAGGACTCTGTTGACGACATATATGAAGAAGGAACTGCAACCAGCTATCAAAGACACTTTGATGCGAAATATGGGCTATGTTATATCATATGGTTAA